The proteins below come from a single Metarhizium brunneum chromosome 1, complete sequence genomic window:
- the TAO3 gene encoding Cell morphogenesis protein PAG1 has translation MEQMHSSSWSPSQALPDNPQDQLKQSARPGARFDDETDHGPVWDQTIRPTTFTTPSRHQPHSRESSGDKTIHSPSAVASPRGHTQRQGLGVAIERTIDHSKTAVYGHHRQTSIVHGFQHSRNGSHSSMSTSPLSPQMIAAAGVALDRLDMQSVTTRLEANMLPPRPGTSLAGPTLSPIGGIPMERSASAADISPPASAQRKPERMQSKSRRDHPAHQSHSRTHRDDQKAVGDYALHVLFTSFITQAEEKLTECITVPFDPEPNIDRICGPGVDPAFDQLIVALGHIASPKPKALIDLMMLWRKSKSDAANEARIQLQQLRGSQPGGLLLRRNTEPLQPGPGAGAADPTSPMNVTLSGKQELVSQQERRSTVSIYILCRVLLEVICQSNLASITTEMEDKLESIIFGQLKIADPEQLMLSPLKLANWNLFAQLLGYMSGINFPGVSRRFIDDLDASLQERLLKSPTSSTGRDFEGKMELVLGGMKHLNIKISPESAWEKSCEFLVSLGRLFAKSHGQRVKAAFCQVIDMLLLPIAAKASNSHLMHPKWAEVVSAISFRLAQLFAKPRHWAVAFPLTATLLCVSSPDNFGSGWLQLVLSLQTKIKDRFTKPLCLQVISRLVWTYLYRTNDNFQTTVRKLDDVIRLVVPPSKRSIVSSDTAVVEPLIQIIRIIGFKYPEYCFRTVVFPLINAELFTTNKELRVDQLDPDRIVVGIRAFLCIMSDLEKGEQGRPPFPQFYGVPNSADRLPTSPVLSFPSKGPLSTPSSGSKEEIISRPVLTHVLSDGVREYYLQFCQILGKITIVCDNTFGGQAALDEKFNSPGPKTPISESFTFSRRDEPPNASDQKQAFYELLHVAVQALPRCLSVDIPFNSLINLLCTGTAHVQSNIAESSANSLKAIARQSHAQQVTMGFARFIFNFDDRYATMSDGGMLGPGHIESTLRLYVELLQIWIEEIRHKSREAASDQPDSNASEKRAMKLDLSSIWAEVDQAEAHGLFFLCSQSRRVRHFAVTVLRLITEFDKALGKDASEEKETLRLINILENDSNQVMNFNDEHLSVAERSRLQRGLQNANSKGAVVELCTSDVSYDATLWFKIFPNLIRISFDKCPFAVTICRDLICNRILQMYKPIVYLSEPTRGLYYGPDAVGRMGNRSPAAQPEVMIEQWKLYLIFACTTLADPGSLPTGQTPPDGQHARKTSKPSSADRIVTARTLFKYLIPLLSVSSASVRDAVVVAMGSINIHIYRTLLEELQGQVSRCNDEARARIHQRTNSSPRRNRKMDLLRTEITHVFKLTSHFLKDPQVYQSEFFLNNLTLYAKDLKLFLMDGDLQSDDEFHKLRRHYCGLMEALFEGINKTNDPSRWMTFESRKSAFSLMEYWCGFSPNQGQTQVDTRGQPLINQQSLGERGAVSAAMEIEKRNLRTAALSAMAALCGGPISITTESGVTLQFDMRRMLAWIEAIFNSGSDRMNVTGQRALRNLVIHNQEYPYLLEHCITRCYVTDVPKVLESYFSVTIEVLQQQNNYPCAFYKLLGLCLFTLGNDRSEIRSKSSTVLRSLEARQQRNSKIQDFDISISDKTQAVYKLAQFEISKRLSKQYTELAFHVFSEFTYYFKDLQPVAQRNVIAVILPWIQTMELKLDPNGGPTAQSYVLLANLLELTIKSGGALHNEVQALWQALATGPHPGNVRLILDFIMHLCLERREQNFVEYVKQIVVFLSTTNSTPGIKVVEFLLMQINPKAMVPNEKRESIPPPPDINGFPYCADLNEALPVGTKQAGFSLGQLSLILLVDLMVSPVHLTAENVPLLLQVVTVLWDHYTPLVQEQAREMLVHLIHELVISRLDDVSVDVAKEFIEDLVDAIRRHDRTVVWGYEDSNGKVDDQGNKVPPSMEYLTSQVVETFQVTFPAIKEQWGRLSLTWATSCPVRHLACRSFQIFRCVLTSIDQYMLGDMLARLSNTIADEDPEIQSFSMEILTTLKTLLVKLDSEKLLTFPQLFWTTCACLESINEREFLEAVEMLNELVSKLDFRLPNVRRIIADGQPERWDGQFDGIQPLLYNGLRSSLCWQPTLDTIDKLVKLPADPLIGDDSRLFFALLANFPRFLNELENASPTEKTMKTAKLLRVEADRLGLESIAQALDDYTSGRQLDSGEYLTQLFIALREHFLPQQDFKMITFLIGLLTNSLSWVKVQTMRILCVAIPEIDMRNPEFAGHGSDLISPLLRLLQTEYCVGALKVLDSIMAMSGSHMDKHYLRMIMTRSTSKAVRKEYERTPSLFGIPECSGWAIPVPASKTDATRANIHAAFYMCQSTEGSSTEATPTAEVEFHEDDFPYGYFDSMERTETMLSDDGRAEVPVGDLVTKLDSLDDFFDEPSSPTTDEDGRSSRTVTEFSPESFESGTELYDEQILPILHEASNTTAFQNGFIDRPLGISRDLATNTMNPGAFTAGMSPRPALHSRSITSPSAPASYQSHMTGEVGSDDEYFSAGFSDADDERPDARSRIKSPKPGPRPTMRRVDNRSRDETLREPTLPQVTPRMPNKAFQANIASPGDNL, from the exons ATGGAACAAATGCATTCGTCGTCATGGT CCCCGTCGCAAGCTCTCCCCGACAATCCACAGGACCAGTTGAAACAATCAGCACGCCCTGGCGCGAGATTCGACGACGAAACCGATCATGGTCCAGTTTGGGACCAGACGATACGACCAACCACCTTCACAACCCCATCGCGACACCAACCCCACTCCCGCGAGTCCTCTGGTGATAAGACGATACACTCGCCATCTGCTGTGGCTTCCCCTCGAGGACATACCCAGCGACAAGGCCTTGGCGTAGCTATTGAACGGACCATAGATCATAGCAAGACCGCCGTCTACGGACACCATCGACAGACCTCTATCGTCCATGGCTTTCAACACTCGAGAAATGGGAGTCACTCAAGCATGTCTACCAGCCCGTTGAGTCCCCAAATGATAGCCGCTGCTGGAGTGGCACTGGATAGATTGGACATGCAGTCAGTCACTACGCGGCTCGAGGCCAACATGCTGCCCCCCCGGCCAGGAACTTCTCTCGCCGGTCCAACCCTCAGCCCCATTGGAGGCATTCCAATGGAAAGATCTGCCTCGGCTGCCGATATATCTCCCCCTGCATCAGCTCAAAGGAAACCAGAGCGAATGCAGAGCAAGTCGAGGCGCGACCACCCGGCACACCAATCCCACTCTCGAACACACAGGGACGACCAGAAGGCTGTGGGAGATTACGCACTGCATGTTCTATTTACATCA TTTATTACACAAGCAGAAGAGAAGCTTACGGAATGCATCACGGTCCCCTTTGATCCCGAACCGAACATCGACCGTATCTGCGGGCCTGGTGTCGACCCTGCCTTTGATCAGTTGATTGTGGCTTTGGGGCACATTGCCAGTCCAAAACCCAAAGCCCTGATTGACTTGATGATGCTCTGGAGGAAGAGCAAAAGTGATGCCGCAAACGAGGCTCGAATTCAGCTCCAGCAACTGCGTGGCAGCCAACCCGGAGGTCTGCTGCTTCGCAGGAACACAGAGCCATTACAACCCGGCCCGGGTGCGGGTGCAGCAGATCCTACAAGTCCCATGAATGTAACATTATCTGGAAAGCAGGAGCTTGTTTCCCAACAGGAGCGTCGATCGACGGTATCAATTTATATTCTGTGCCGTGTGCTACTGGAGGTTATTTGCCAGAGCAATCTGGCTTCCATCACCACGGAAATGGAAGACAAGTTGGAGAGCATTATCTTTGGGCAGCTCAAGATTGCAGATCCTGAGCAACTCATGCTTTCGCCTTTAAAGTTGGCCAATTGGAACTTGTTTGCGCAACTTCTGGGATACATGAGTGGGATCAATTTTCCCGGAGTTTCGCGGAGGTTTatcgacgacctcgacgcctcGTTGCAAGAGAGATTATTAAAAAGCCCAACTTCATCAACGGGCCGGGATTTTGAGGGAAAGATGGAACTAGTCTTGGGTGGCATGAAGCATCTGAATATCAAAATCTCCCCAGAATCCGCTTGGGAAAAATCATGCGAGTTTCTGGTTTCACTCGGCCGTCTGTTTGCCAAATCCCACGGGCAGAGGGTGAAGGCAGCGTTTTGCCAGGTAATCGacatgttgctgttgccCATTGCCGCAAAGGCCAGCAACAGCCATCTAATGCATCCGAAATGGGCCGAGGTGGTATCGGCTATTAGCTTTCGGCTTGCTCAGCTGTTTGCGAAGCCGCGTCACTGGGCTGTTGCATTTCCTTTGACTGCGACTTTACTTTGCGTATCATCACCCGACAACTTTGGCTCCGGGTGGCTACAACTGGTCCTTTCCCTGCAGACTAAAATTAAAGATCGATTTACCAAACCTCTCTGTTTGCAGGTCATCTCCAGGCTGGTTTGGACGTACTTGTACCGGACTAATGACAACTTTCAGACTACTGTGCGAAAGCTTGACGATGTTATACGACTGGTTGTACCACCGTCAAAGCGCAGCATAGTCTCTTCAGATACTGCAGTTGTTGAACCCTTGATCCAAATAATCAGAATTATTGGCTTCAAATATCCCGAGTACTGCTTCAGGACTGTGGTGTTTCCCCTCATTAATGCCGAGCTTTTTACAACCAACAAAGAGCTGCGAGTTGACCAGTTGGATCCTGACCGGATTGTCGTTGGCATACGGGCATTCCTATGCATCATGTCCGACCTTGAAAAAGGCGAACAAGGTCGGCCCCCTTTCCCACAATTCTACGGTGTTCCAAATTCGGCCGACAGATTACCTACATCACCAGTTCTATCGTTCCCGTCGAAAGGCCCCCTATCGACTCCCAGCTCAGGTTCAAAGGAGGAGATTATATCTAGACCGGTGTTGACTCATGTCCTAAGCGATGGAGTCAGAGAGTATTACCTTCAGTTTTGTCAGATCCTCGGTAAAATCACCATCGTTTGCGACAACACCTTCGGGGGGCAAGCAGCGTTGGACGAGAAATTTAACAGTCCCGGGCCAAAAACCCCTATTTCGGAATCTTTTACGTTCTCTCGACGAGACGAGCCACCCAATGCGTCAGACCAGAAACAAGCATTCTATGAGCTGCTGCATGTCGCTGTTCAAGCACTTCCAAGGTGTCTATCTGTTGACATTCCTTTCAACTCGTTGATTAATTTGCTCTGCACAGGAACCGCTCATGTCCAGTCCAACATTGCCGAGTCATCGGCGAACTCACTAAAGGCCATTGCCAGACAATCTCATGCACAACAAGTGACCATGGGGTTTGCCCGTTTCATCTTCAATTTTGATGACCGTTATGCTACAATGTCTGATGGTGGCATGCTCGGGCCTGGACACATTGAAAGCACTTTACGACTCTACGTTGAACTGCTCCAGATCTGGATAGAAGAAATCCGACACAAGTCACGAGAAGCAGCCTCAGACCAACCAGATTCAAATGCGTCGGAGAAAAGGGCCATGAAGCTTGACTTGTCGAGCATATGGGCAGAGGTTGATCAGGCCGAAGCACATGGCTTGTTCTTCCTGTGTTCACAGTCTCGCCGGGTTCGGCACTTCGCAGTCACTGTGCTGCGCTTAATTACCGAGTTCGATAAGGCATTGGGCAAAGATGCCTCTGAAGAGAAGGAGACGCTACGATTAATCAATATCTTGGAAAACGATTCCAACCAAGTTATGAATTTTAATGATGAGCACCTTTCTGTTGCCGAGCGTAGCAGACTGCAGAGAGGACTGCAAAACGCCAACAGCAAAGGCGCGGTGGTGGAGTTATGTACGAGCGACGTTTCCTACGATGCAACTCTTTGGTTCAAAATCTTCCCCAATCTTATCCGAATTTCGTTCGACAAATGCCCCTTCGCAGTAACCATCTGTCGAGACCTGATCTGTAATCGAATACTGCAGATGTACAAGCCGATTGTTTACTTGTCAGAGCCAACTAGGGGATTGTACTACGGCCCCGACGCGGTGGGCCGAATGGGCAACCGATCTCCTGCAGCACAGCCCGAGGTTATGATTGAGCAATGGAAGCTGTATTTGATATTTGCCTGCACAACGTTGGCGGACCCAGGAAGCCTGCCCACGGGCCAGACACCCCCCGACGGCCAGCATGCACGCAAAACGTCGAAACCCTCATCCGCCGATAGGATTGTCACTGCTCGAACTTTGTTCAAGTATTTAATTCCGCTCTTGTCCGTTTCGTCAGCCTCTGTCCGTGATGCAGTCGTGGTTGCCATGGGCTCAATCAATATTCACATCTACCGGACGCTATTGGAAGAGCTGCAAGGCCAAGTCTCTCGCTGCAATGATGAGGCTAGAGCAAGGATTCATCAACGAACAAATAGCAGTCCTCGCCGCAACCGAAAAATGGACTTGTTGCGGACCGAAATCACTCACGTTTTCAAATTGACGTCGCACTTCTTGAAGGACCCTCAGGTCTACCAATCCGAATTCTTCCTGAACAATTTGACTTTGTATGCAAAAGACCTGAAATTGTTTCTCATGGATGGTGATCTTCAATCGGATGATGAGTTCCACAAACTGAGACGTCATTACTGCGGTCTCATGGAAGCTCTGTTCGAGGGCATTAACAAAACCAATGACCCCTCCCGCTGGATGACTTTCGAATCCAGGAAGTCAGCATTCTCGCTGATGGAATATTGGTGCGGCTTCTCTCCCAATCAAGGTCAGACACAAGTCGATACAAGGGGACAGCCCCTGATCAACCAACAGTCGCTAGGTGAACGAGGGGCCGTTTCAGCTGCCATGGAGATCGAAAAGAGAAATCTTCGTACCGCTGCTCTGAGCGCCATGGCAGCGCTTTGTGGTGGCCCGATAAGCATCACGACCGAGAGTGGCGTTACATTGCAGTTCGACATGCGTCGCATGCTGGCTTGGATAGAGGCGATTTTCAATTCTGGGAGCGACAGAATGAACGTCACAGGTCAGCGCGCCTTGAGAAATCTCGTCATTCATAACCAAGAATACCCTTACCTTCTGGAACATTGCATTACCCGCTGTTACGTGACCGACGTGCCAAAGGTACTGGAGAGCTATTTTTCAGTCACCATTGAAGTGCTGCAGCAGCAAAACAACTACCCTTGCGCTTTCTATAagcttcttggtctttgcCTGTTTACTCTCGGAAATGACCGGAGCGAGATACGgtccaagtcgtcaacaGTCCTCCGATCACTCGAGGCACGTCAGCAACGGAACTCCAAGATCCAAGACTTTGACATCAGCATTTCCGATAAGACACAGGCTGTCTACAAATTGGCACAGTTCGAAATATCTAAACGGCTCTCTAAACAATATACAGAACTCGCGTTCCACGTGTTTTCAGAGTTTACCTATTATTTCAAAGATCTTCAACCTGTTGCACAAAGAAATGTCATTGCGGTGATCTTGCCATGGATACAGACAATGGAACTGAAACTTGATCCCAATGGCGGTCCTACTGCTCAATCCTATGTCCTTCTAGCAAACCTCCTAGAGCTCACTATCAAGTCAGGCGGAGCCTTGCACAATGAAGTTCAAGCCCTGTGGCAGGCCCTTGCCACTGGGCCACACCCAGGAAATGTGCGTCTAATCTTGGACTTTATCATGCATCTCTGCCTAGAACGACGAGAACAGAATTTTGTGGAATATGTGAAACAGATTGTGGTGTTCTTATCGACAACAAATAGCACACCGGGAATCAAAGTGGTCGAATTCTTGTTGATGCAGATCAATCCCAAGGCCATGGTACCAAACGAGAAGCGGGAATCAATACCGCCACCTCCTGATATCAACGGCTTCCCCTACTGCGCGGATCTCAATGAAGCATTGCCAGTCGGGACAAAACAAGCCGGGTTCTCTCTCGGCCAACTGTCGCTTATCCTACTGGTCGACTTGATGGTATCTCCGGTTCATCTCACGGCTGAGAATgttccccttcttctccaagtaGTTACTGTACTGTGGGATCACTATACCCCTCTTGTGCAAGAGCAGGCCAGAGAGATGTTGGTTCATCTGATTCATGAACTTGTCATTTCGCGTTTGGACGATGTCTCGGTTGATGTCGCGAAGGAGTTCATCGAGGACCTGGTTGACGCAATTCGTCGACATGACCGTACTGTTGTTTGGGGATATGAGGATAGCAACGGGAAGGTGGATGATCAGGGCAATAAGGTCCCTCCGAGTATGGAATACCTCACCTCGCAAGTAGTCGAAACGTTTCAGGTCACCTTCCCGGCAATCAAGGAGCAATGGGGCCGGCTGTCGCTCACATGGGCCACGTCTTGTCCTGTGAGACACTTGGCCTGTCGGTCTTTCCAGATCTTTCGATGCGTTTTGACATCTATCGACCAGTATATGCTTGGTGATATGCTTGCTCGGCTGTCGAATACTATTGCGGATGAAGACCCCGAGATTCAGTCATTCTCCATGGAGATATTGACCACGCTGAAAACACTACTGGTGAAGCTGGATTCCGAAAAGCTTTTGACATTCCCGCAGCTGTTCTGGACGACGTGCGCTTGCTTAGAATCTATCAATGAACGGGAATTCCTCGAAGCCGTTGAAATGTTAAACGAGCTTGTTAGCAAGCTTGACTTTAGGTTGCCAAATGTGCGAAGGATCATTGCGGACGGCCAACCAGAACGTTGGGACGGTCAGTTTGACGGCATCCAGCCCTTGCTGTACAATGGTCTCCGCTCTTCTTTGTGCTGGCAACCGACTCTGGATACGATTGATAAACTTGTCAAACTTCCTGCGGACCCTCTGATTGGAGATGATAGCCGACTGTTCTTCGCCTTGCTGGCGAACTTCCCTCGCTTCTTGAACGAGCTGGAAAACGCATCGCCAACAGAAAAGACTATGAAGACAGCGAAGCTACTTCGAGTTGAGGCTGATAGGCTGGGTCTTGAATCCATTGCACAAGCCCTCGACGACTATACTTCTGGGAGACAATTGGACAGTGGGGAGTACCTGACTCAACTTTTTATAGCCTTGAGAGAGCATTTCTTACCACAGCAAGATTTCAAGATGATCACATTCTTGATCGGACTACTGACAAACTCGCTATCCTGGGTCAAAGTGCAAACTATGCGGATACTGTGTGTTGCCATCCCAGAAATTGACATGCGCAATCCAGAATTTGCGGGCCATGGCTCCGATCTCATCTCTCCCCTGTTGCGACTTCTTCAAACGGAATATTGCGTGGGTGCATTAAAGGTGTTGGACAgtatcatggccatgtcgggcAGTCACATGGATAAGCACTATCTAAGAATGATTATGACTCGGTCTACCTCAAAAGCTGTTCGCAAAGAATACGAGCGCACCCCAAGTCTGTTTGGTATCCCCGAATGTTCCGGCTGGGCAATCCCGGTGCCCGCGAGTAAGACAGACGCGACCCGGGCGAATATCCATGCTGCCTTTTACATGTGTCAAAGCACAGAGGGCTCGTCGACTGAGGCCACCCCAACTGCGGAAGTCGAGTTTCACGAGGACGACTTTCCATACGGCTATTTCGACTCTATGGAGAGAACAGAGACGATGCTCTCGGACGACGGCCGCGCTGAGGTTCCTGTGGGAGATTTGGTCACCAAGTTGGATAGCCTGGATGACTTCTTCGACGAGCCTTCAAGCCCCACCACAGACGAGGATGGAAGGTCATCTCGCACCGTCACCGAGTTTTCGCCGGAATCTTTTGAATCTGGTACTGAGCTTTACGATGAGCAAATCTTGCCCATTCTTCACGAGGCATCAAACACGACGGCTTTTCAAAACGGATTCATCGATCGTCCCTTGGGTATTTCCAGAGATTTAGCAACGAACACGATGAACCCCGGCGCATTTACCGCGGGAATGTCACCAAGACCAGCACTTCATTCTAGGTCCATAACGTCGCCGTCTGCTCCAGCGTCATACCAATCACACATGACTGGCGAAGTTGGATCTGATGACGAGTACTTCTCTGCGGGGTTTTCAGACGCCGATGACGAGAGACCGGATGCAAGAAGCCGTATCAAATCTCCTAAACCCGGCCCTCGGCCTACGATGAGACGAGTCGACAACAGATCTCGCGACGAAACCCTACGCGAACCCACGCTTCCACAGGTCACGCCAAGGATGCCAAACAAGGCATTTCAAGCAAATATAGCAAGCCCGGGAGATAATCTTTGA